A segment of the Marinomonas posidonica IVIA-Po-181 genome:
TTTAGTCGCCCGAAAAGACAACCCTACCAGCGCCATCAGTGCATTTGTTGAGCTGGCGACAAGCGTAAAAAAACCATAAAAATGAACCGACTACAAAAGGGGTCTAAATTGATCCATAAAGTTTCAACGATTCCTGCTTGGCACCACATAGCCATACTTTACATGCCTTGTTAGACTGGATGTTAGTCAACTTAATGCATTGATGTCTAAACGAAAGAAGGAATTTACCATGTCAGTCGATTTTCATTCGCCAAGCGAACTGCTTAAACAGGCCATTCAAAAACATCAAACCGTGCTGAAAATCATTGCAGGTGTTTTTATTGTATTGGGGCTTTATGCTTTAATCGCGCCCACCGCGTTTGCCCTTGGCATTGAAACCATTCTAGGTTGGACATTGTTTATAGCAGCTGTGACCAGCTTTGCTCATGCCTTCTTTATACGCCATTGGCGCGGCGTGGCTTACGATTTGGTGAATGGTCTTATCTTCGCGCTCATTGCGTTTATCTTGTTAAGCAATCCTCTTAGCGGCGTGATTAGCTTAGGCTTAATCATGGCGGTCATTTTTGGTGTGGATGGTGTGGTGAAACTCATTCGCCTGTTTACAGGAAAATTAACCGGCAGTTATCGTGCTATGGTTGCGGTGTCGGCTGTCTTATCTCTCGCCATGGCCTTACTTATGTTATGGGATTTACCAAAAAACGCGCCAATCTTTTTAAGCGTCATTGTAGGGATTAACCTGATTATCAATGGTTTTGGTTTATGGGCTTTGGTGAAAGCGTTTAGTCGCTAGATTGGATCAGATCCAGTATAAAGATAAAGAGCTCAAAACCCTTAATATTCGCTAATGTCTAGATCAGAAAAAGCCTCTTGAGGTGCAAGACCACAAGAGGCGAAAACAGAAGTGAGTAGCGACTGAGCAGTGGGAAGGGAATACCGCTCAGTCAGGTGATGACCTACTCCACTTAGTGGCGGATTAGGTAATCAAATGCGCCAAGTGCTGCCGTTGCTCCGGACCCCATGGAGACGATGATTTGCTTGTAAGGTGCAGTGGTCACATCCCCAGCGGCAAAGACACCGGGTAATGAGGTTTCACCATGTCCGTTCACCACAATTTCTCCTCGGTTGGTCAGTTCCAGCGTATCTTTTAGGAATTCGCTGTTTGGCACCAAGCCAATCTGTACGAAGATACCTGCCACATCGACCAAGTGAGACTCGTCGGTTTTGCGATCTGTGTATTTCAAGCCAATGACGCGTTCGTCATCGCCCAATACTTCGGTCGTCATGGCATTTTTAATGATGGACACGTTTGGCAATGATTCCGCTTTTTTCACCAATACATCGTCTGCACGTAGTGTGTCACCAAATTCCAGAACAGTGACATGTTCTACGATACCCGCTAGGTCAATGGCCGCTTCAATTCCCGAGTTACCACCACCGATAACCGCCGTTTTCTTACCTTTGAACAATGGGCCGTCACAGTGTGGGCAGTAAGCCACGCCTTTGCCACGGTACTCTTGTTCGCCGGGTACGTTCATTTCTCTCCAACGTGCACCAGTGGCTAGAACAACGGATTTACTCTTAAGAATCGCGCCATTTTCCAGTTCTACTTCGACAAATTCTTTCTTTTCTAAGCGAACGGCTTTTTGAGTTTTCATTAGGTCAACATCGTATTCTAAAACGTGTTGTTCCAACCCTGCGACCAATTTAGGACCGTCGGTGGCTTTGACTGAAATAAAGTTTTCAATGGCCATGGTGTCAGATACTTGACCACCAAAGCGCTCTGCAACCACACCGGTACGTATGCCTTTACGTGCTGAATAGATTGCCGCAGCGGCACCTGCTGGGCCTCCACCAACGATTAAAACATCGTAAGCTTCTTTTTCGGATAAGGCGGCGGCTTGCTTATCCGATGCCCCCGTGTCGACCTTGTTTAGAATCTCGTCCAAGGTCATGCGGCCTTGTCCAAAGTGCTCACCGTTTAGGTAAACCGACGGTACGGCCATGATATTGCGCTCGTCTACTTCGCCTTGGAAGAGTGCGCCGTCGATCATGGTGGCCGTGATTTTCGGGTTAAGGACCGCCATTAGGTTAACGGCCTGTACGACGTCTGGGCAGTTATGACAAGAGAGGGAAATGTACACCTCGAAGTTCAGTTCGCTGTCCAAACCTTTAATTTGCTCTAGTGTGTCTTGCGCCGCTTTTGAAGGGTGGCCACCGGCTTGAAGTAAGGCAAGTACTAGAGACGTAAATTCGTGTCCCATTGGGATACCAGCAAAGCGAACACGAGGTGCTTCGCCTTTAGGACTAATGGCCATTTGTGGCGCACGACCAGATGGATTTTCATCTGTTATCAAAGTGATTTTGCTGCTGTTTAATGACTCGATGTCTTGCGCTAGTGCAAGTAATTCCGCTGATTTGTCGTTGCCATTAGTGGACACAGTAATCTCAATCGGATTAACGATATTTTGAAGGTAGGTGCCCAATTGTTGTTTCATATTTGCGTCTAACATAGTGTCTAATCCGTTTAAAATTGAGAATTACCGTAAATTTCGGGCGAAAAAAACCACTCCTAACAAGCGAGGCTTGAGGATTGAGTGCCGAAATTTAATTATTGAGGGCTGTTATCCAAGATCTGGTGAAAGCCCGAAGTTGGGCGCGGCGCGCCCAACTACAGGGAAGTCGTCTTAGATTTTGCCGACTAGGTCTAGAGAAGGAGCCAATGTTGCTTCGCCTTCTTTCCATTTAGCAGGGCAAACTTCGCCTGGGTGAGCGGCAACGTATTGTGCTGCTTTTACTTTGCGAAGTAGGTCTTCTGCGTCACGGCCAATACCTTCCGCTGTGATTTCCATCGCTTGGATAGTGCCTTCTGGATCGATCAGGAAAGTAGCACGATCTGCAAGGCCTTGGCCTTCACGCATGACGTTGAAGTTGTTGGTGATGTTGCCAGTTTGGTCGCCAACCATGTAGTAGTTGATTTTACTAATGGTGTCAGAGCTGTCGTGCCATGCTTTGTGAGTGAAGTGAGTGTCTGTTGAAACAGAGAATACTTCAACACCACGAGATTGCAGTTCTTCGTATTTGTCAGCCACGTCACCAAGTTCCGTTGGGCAGACAAAAGTGAAGTCAGCAGGGTAAAAGAAGAACACGGCCCATTTGCCTAGTACGTCTTTTTCAGAGATTTCTACGAATTCGCCGTTTTTAAAAGCAGTTGCATTGAATGGTTTGATTTGAGTGTTGATCATTGTGTATCTCCTAATAAGTGTTTGCGTTACCAACGAGAGCCATAGTAGGAGATTATTAATTATTAATAAAATTGTTATTATTTAGCGAGTTGATTTAAAAAAACTATATTGCTGGTTGTTGTCTTCATGATCTGGATAAAGTTCCAATATTTCAATGATTTGCGGTAATTGTTCGATGGCAATGTCGGTTAAATTTGGATCAAAATGTTGACCTTTTTGTTCCATTAGATAGTTGACAATGTGTTGTTCTGTCCAAGTTGCCTCTTCATGGCTTGGTGACATTAGGGTATCCAGAGCATCGGCTAGGGCGACAATACGACCCTCAAGTGGAATTTGGTCTGTTTGTAAGCCATTTGGGTAGCCACTACCATCCCATTTTTCATGGTGAGTTAAGGCGATCACACTGGCCATGAGTAACAGGGGGTCATTATCTGATTCAAGGATTTGTGCCCCGAAGAGAGTATGTTCTTGCATGATTCGGACTTCATCGGGTGTGAGATTTTCTGTCTTGTGAAGTATGCTGTCAGGCACACCAATTTTGCCGACATCATGCATGGGGGTGGCATGGAATATACGTTCTACCCAAGCCTGATCTTGCTCAGTATATTCGGCTAATAGCTTGCTGATCAGACTCATTCGAATAACATGAGCGTGGGATTCGTTATCCTTATGTTTGCCTGCGCGATGCAGGTGCTGGATGACTTGTATCTTACTGTTATGCAAGTCTTTAGTGTGTTGTTTTAGCCGTTTTAAAAGCTGACGATTTTGCTTGTGTAATGTGACATGAGTCCGTACACGTGCGAGAACTTGTTTGGGATGAAAAGGCTTGGTGATGTAATCCACGGCGTTGCTATCTTCTCTAAAATTTTCCTCTTCTTTGTCATTATCATGAACGATAAGAATAACCGGAGCATGTTTGGTCGTGTGGTCTTTGTTTAATTGTTGGCTAAGTTGGTCAATTTCAATGTCCGCGGAGGTCGCGTTAAGCAGGATTAGATCCGGTTTTGGAATATCGGCTTCGTTTAACATGGACAACGCATTTTCGACATCGGCCGCCACACTGATTTGATGATCCCTATAGAGCCACATAGTCAGTAAATTGATGTCTTCTTTTGAATCATCAATTAAAAGCAAATTCGGCTTAGACAGAGCAGCCTCTAAATCAATGCGGTTTATCATTGTCATTATCTTAACTCTATTAGGTTTATCTACTGCGTTACGGTTTTCTCAACGTAAGTCGAAATAAACATAGTCAAATATGAGACAAGAATGTTATTTCACTGTTGATACCTTCCTAATAAAGGGTAAGCGATAAGTGAGAAATTCTCAGACAGAGATCTGTCATGATATGTAAGATAGACATGAGGAATGTTGCGCTCTTTTACACGACTGAAACAGAATGTAAAAGAGCGGCTTAAGTCCGGATCGAGTTTAGCGCCATTGCTGCAGTCGAGCCATTTGAAGGTGACGCTCATGTTCTGCTTGGTCGACGGTAATGGGGGTGAATTGAATGTGTTCTCCCGGTTTTTTCTGGGCCAATAGACCACCGCCAAAACGAGTCACACAACCCATTTTAGGGTACCCACCAATGGTTTGACGGTCCCTTAATAAGACAATGGGTTGCCCGTCTTTGGGGATCTGTACGGCACCATAGGCAATGCCTTCTGAAATGATGCCAGGGGTTTCGCTGATAATGGCATGACCTTCTAAGCGATATCCCATGCGATCACTGTTTTGCGATATGGTGTAATCGTTGGAAAAAAAGTGAGCTCTTTCTAAATCTGAAAAGCTTTGATATTGATAACCTAATATCAATGGGATTTCACGCAGACTGTAATTTGGGATTGCCGCTCTAGGGACCGATCTTGGTTGATGGGTTTGGTTGGCGAGATAGGGTAAGACATCGCCCTTTTGAAGCTTTTCACCTGTTCCAGTTAGACCGCCAATTTTCTCACGCATCACAGTCGCGACACTGCCAAGAGTGGTATCAGCTTGGAAGCCGCCTTTTACCGATAGATACGCGCGGAGTCCCCATACGGGCTGCTGGAATGAAAGAATGTCCCCTTGTTTAACTGCATAGGTTTGCCAAGGTGTGAGGCTTTTATCATTGAGGGTGGCGGCTAAGTCGGCGCCGGTCAGTGCAATGCTGGTATCGGCTTGAGCTTCCAGAGACAGCATGCCAAACGTAATTTCCAACTGCTGTGTATTATCGTCATTGTCGAGTAAAGCGTTGCCCCAACGAAAGGCCAATTCATCCATTGGCCCTCCGGTGGTCAAACCAATGGCCTGATGACCGTGACGACCGAGATCCTGAAGTAATGCCAGCATACCGGGCTTGATAACCTTAAAAGCCATCCAGTTTGCCTCCTTGAGCTAAAAAATCTTGTCGTGATATGGGCTCAAAGCGAACCTTGTCCCCCATCGCAATCAGCGCCAAATTGTCACTTCCCCAATCGATCAATTGAATAGGCGTACGACCTATTATCTGCCAGCCCCCCGGTGTCACACTTGGGTAAACGGCGGTTTGGTTTTCGGCAATGGCGACACTGCCAATGGGGACTTTTAGACGAGGGGTGGTTTTACGACCGATATGCAGTGCTGCAGGCGTATTGCCTAAAAACGCAAACCCTGGGGTAAAGCCGATGGCATAGGCACGATAAAGGTTCGAGCTGTGCTGTTTAATGACCTCATTACTTGACATCCCACAGTGTGCGGCAACGTCGTCTAAGTCCGGTCCTACCTCGGTACCGTAATACACTGGAATCACAATCTCGCGGACATCGGTTTGTTGACTTGTGTTGGGGACAGGGTCAGCAATTCGGTCACGAATGGCTTTGCAAATTGCAAAACGATCATAATGATCGCCATCAAATATCACCAATAACGTTGTGTAGGATGGCACTAAATCAATAATGCCAGAAAGTGACGTAAGCTGGTGGCTGACATGGGCGATACGATCCGAAACGGCTTCGCTAATGGTCTGACTGAATGTCAGTAGACAGGCATTATCACTGACCATATCAATGTCAGGTAAAGGGGGAAGAACAGCTTGGATCATGATTTATTTCGTGTTTCCAGAATGAATGGCATTAACTAACGTGCGGATACGAGTGACTGCATCCAGCGCGTGATCCCCATCGCCGTGGACACAAATAGTATCGGCATGAATCGGCAGAGCTTGGCCTGAAGCTGTGGTTAACGTGCCCGTTTCACAGAGTTGTACCACTTGTTGTTCAATTTTCTCAAAGCTGGCATGAACGGCATCAGGCTCTTTGCGTGGGGTCAGTCGACCTTCGTCAGTATACAAACGGTCTGCGAACGCTTCAAACCATAAGGTTAGCGCATATTTTTCTGCCATGAGTTTGATTTGTGGTGCTTCTGGAACCGCCATGACCATGAGGATTAAGCGGTTATCCAATTCACTGACGGCCTGCATAACCGTGTCTAGCACAGTGAAATCGGCCATCATGGTGTTATATAAAGCTCCGTGAGGCTTAACGTAAGTCACTTGGGTATTTTGACCAGCACAAATGCCGTTCAATGCCCCAATTTGATATTGAATTAAGGCTTTTAACTCGGCTGGCGCGATGTCCATATTACGGCGACCAAAGCCGACTAGGTCTGGGTAGGCCGGGTGAGCCCCAATCGTGACATTATGTTGTTTTGCCAAGGCCACGGTTTTGGCCATGGTGTGTGGATCGGATGCATGGAAACCGCAAGCGATGTTGGCTTGATCTACGAAAGGCATGATGTGATCATCTTGCCCCATTTTCCAAGCGCCGAAGGCTTCGCCCATATCACAATTTAATTTCATTTTAATCGATCCTTAGAGATTTACTTTTGCGACATGGTCGCAGGTAAGTAGGTGACAATTTCGGGGAACAAGCTAATCAAACCTATGGCCACACCAATTAACAAGAAAAATGGCAGAGCGGCTTTAGCAACGTAAAGGATGTTCTTCCCCGTTAAGGCTTGAATGACAAATAAATTAAAGCCGACTGGAGGCGTAATTTGCGACATTTCGACCACCAACACAATGAAAATACCGAACCAAAGTAGATCAATATTGGCCGCTTCGACCATAGGTAAAACGACCGCCACCGTTAGTACCACAACCGAGATTCCATCAAGGAAACACCCTAAAACAACAAACAACAGGGTAAGGTAAAGGATCAATTCCATTGGTGATAAAGAAAGTCCACCAATCCATAATGCTAGGGCTTTAGGAATGCCTAGGAAGCCCATGGCCAAGGTTAGGAAGTGAGCGCCGACCAGAATAAAGCCGATCATACAGGAACTTTTCACCGCGCCAAGTAAGCTTTTCATAAAACTATTACGACTTAATGATCCGGTTGCGGCTGCGAGCACTAAGGCCCCTGTGACGCCGATGGCGGCGGCTTCTGTCGGAGTGGTGATGCCGCCATAAATTGACCCCAGTACGAAACCAATTAAGCCGACCACAGGTAAGAGTTTACGCAGTGCTTTAAGGCGAGCAGACCAACTGGTGTCTTGCTTGCTGGTCTTTGGCAGTTCGTCCTTGCGAAGATAGCCCCACATCATGGTAAAGCCCATAAACAAACTGACCAGTAACAGACCCGGTAAGGCGCCAGCAATGAACAAACGAGCAATGGACACTTCGGCGGCGACGCCATAGACAATGAGAATGATAGAGGGGGGAATCAGCAAGCCTAAGGTCCCCGAACCGGCTAAGGTGCCGATGGCCATCCGCTCACTGTAACCTTGTTTGCGCAGTTCGGGTAAGGTCATACGGCCAATAGTAGCAGCAGTCGCCGCGGAAGAACCTGACACAGCGGCGAAAATGCCACAGCTTAAAATATTGACGTGTAACAGCTTGCCTGGTACTCCGCTCAACCAAGGAGATAAGCCTTTGAATAAGTCTTCTGATAAACGCGTTCGAAATAACACTTCGCCCATCCAGATAAACAGGGGCAAAGCGGTTAATGACCAAGCGGTGCTGGCCCCCCAACTGGAAGTCGCAAACAAAAGATCCACTTGATAATTTTCAGATAAAACCAGTCCAAGTCCACCAATGGCGATCAGGGTAAAGGATACCCAAACACCCAGTGATAATAGTGCCAATAAAGCAAAGGCGAGGAGAATCGAAATCCACAGCATATCCATTAGATTTCCTCCAGCGCAAGCGTGTCTTCGTGCTCACTGTAGTTAGGTGTTTTGCCCTTTAGGACGGTAATGAATGCATCCAATATGGCCAAATTTAAGGCAATGACACCTATAGCAACTGGGGTTTGAGGAATCCAAAGAGGCACCGGAATGTAACCGTAAGAGACCTCATCGTAAAGGTAAGATTCATACACCATGTAAGCACAGGCGTAAGACACATAACTCATGAGCGCTAACGAAAACGCGAGGATAAGGCCTTCTTGCCATTTACGAGACACGGGAGAGAAGCGCTGAATCAGCAGTGTGACCCGAATGTGGCCACCTTCTTTGAAGGTGTAGGCGAGGCCAAGAAAGGTCGAAGCGGCTAACGCATAACCGGCGAAGTCTTCCGCCGACGGTACAATGAAACCGAATAAACGTCCGACAATTTGTGCCAGCAATAATAAGGTGATGAGGATAATGCACAAACCAGCCAGTAAGCCGGAACAGAGATACAGTTTTTCTTTTATTTGCTTCATAGTGTTCACTTTTGCTGGAAAGACACCGTCTAGCCTACTGAGATGGGGGCGAAGAAACCAGACGGTGTTGGAAGACCAAATTCGATGCTAAGCCGAATTTAGTTTTGGTAACGCGTTAAGATTTCGCCAACTTCTTTTGGCGCTTCGGCTTTCCATTCCTCAATCATAGTTGCGCCAATGGCTTGTAATTGATTTAGCAATTCAGGAGACGGATCGCTGACTTTCATACCATTGTCTATCAGCTTGGCTTTATCACTGGCCGCCCGTTCAGCGACTTTTTCCCAACCTAGGGCTTCAGCATGCTTTGCGGCTTCTAGGATGGCATTTTGGGTGTTTTTATCTAAGCGACGAAAAGCGCGCTTGTTCACCACCACGACGTTTTTAGGAATCCAGGCTTTTACGTCTGTGTAGTAGCTCACATAATCCCATGCTTGGCTGTCGACACCGGTAGATGGAGAGGTAATCATGGCTTGGATGATGCCGGTACTGAAGGCTTGAGGAATATCCGGCACTTGAATCGTTGTTGGAGTGGTGCCCATTAAGTCAGCTAAGCGAGAGGTGGATGGGCTGTAAGCACGCATTTTTGCGCCTGCAAGATCGCTTAACGTGTTGACTGGCATTTTGGTGTACAGACTTTGTGCAGGCCAGGCAACCGCATACAAGAGTTTCATTCCGCTTTTGTCTAACTGCTGTTCGACTTGTGGTTTGGCGGCTTCCCAGAGTTTTTTTGCGTCCTCAAAGGAGGTGGCTAGGAATGGAATGTTGTCGTGTTTGAACACCGGGTGTTCGTTGCCTAAGATACCGAGGAAGACTTCTCCCATTTGTACTTGGCCTGTTTTTACAGCGCGAGGAATCTCGGTGTGTTTTACCAAAGAGCCTGCAGAGTGAACGGTAATGTCTAAATCGCCGCTGGTTTTGTCTTTGATTTCTTCAGCAAAGCCATAAGCAATTTGCGTTGGCAGGTTACCATCGCCATAAGGGGTTGGCATGTGCCATTTGGCCGCGAGTGCGGAGGTGGATAAGACACTGCCGATAACGAGTGCTGTGGTGAGTTTTTTCATTGTTCCTGATCCTTTCGTTGAAGGGTTAAGTTTGTTTTTTGTTATTAAAAGCGCCACCTCGCCTGGGAGGGAAAGGCAGCGTAAAGCAAAGAGATTAGAGGACGGCTAAGTCCATATCTAACATGTCAGTGACCAGCATTTTGCCGGGTGCATGGGTGATACAAAACGGTGGTTTAGCGTTGCGTACAGCGACTTGGGGTGTTACGCCACAGGCCCAGAAGATTGGTACTTCACCGTCTTTAACGGAAACCGCATCGCCGAAATCAGGCTTGTCTAAGTCATGAATACCAATGTCTTGTGGGGTACCGAAATGCAGTGGTGCGCCATGTGCTTTAGGGAAGCGTGTGGTGATCTGAATCGCTCGAATCGCTTCTTTAGGGGTATAAGGACGCATAGTGACCACGGTATTACCAAAAAAACGTCCGGCTGGCACAGTGGCAATGTTGGATTCATACATGGAGACATTGACGTCTTCACTGATGTTGCGCGGTGTTAATCCAGCTTGCGATAAGGCATTTTCAAA
Coding sequences within it:
- a CDS encoding HdeD family acid-resistance protein, giving the protein MSVDFHSPSELLKQAIQKHQTVLKIIAGVFIVLGLYALIAPTAFALGIETILGWTLFIAAVTSFAHAFFIRHWRGVAYDLVNGLIFALIAFILLSNPLSGVISLGLIMAVIFGVDGVVKLIRLFTGKLTGSYRAMVAVSAVLSLAMALLMLWDLPKNAPIFLSVIVGINLIINGFGLWALVKAFSR
- the ahpF gene encoding alkyl hydroperoxide reductase subunit F, with translation MLDANMKQQLGTYLQNIVNPIEITVSTNGNDKSAELLALAQDIESLNSSKITLITDENPSGRAPQMAISPKGEAPRVRFAGIPMGHEFTSLVLALLQAGGHPSKAAQDTLEQIKGLDSELNFEVYISLSCHNCPDVVQAVNLMAVLNPKITATMIDGALFQGEVDERNIMAVPSVYLNGEHFGQGRMTLDEILNKVDTGASDKQAAALSEKEAYDVLIVGGGPAGAAAAIYSARKGIRTGVVAERFGGQVSDTMAIENFISVKATDGPKLVAGLEQHVLEYDVDLMKTQKAVRLEKKEFVEVELENGAILKSKSVVLATGARWREMNVPGEQEYRGKGVAYCPHCDGPLFKGKKTAVIGGGNSGIEAAIDLAGIVEHVTVLEFGDTLRADDVLVKKAESLPNVSIIKNAMTTEVLGDDERVIGLKYTDRKTDESHLVDVAGIFVQIGLVPNSEFLKDTLELTNRGEIVVNGHGETSLPGVFAAGDVTTAPYKQIIVSMGSGATAALGAFDYLIRH
- the ahpC gene encoding alkyl hydroperoxide reductase subunit C; translated protein: MINTQIKPFNATAFKNGEFVEISEKDVLGKWAVFFFYPADFTFVCPTELGDVADKYEELQSRGVEVFSVSTDTHFTHKAWHDSSDTISKINYYMVGDQTGNITNNFNVMREGQGLADRATFLIDPEGTIQAMEITAEGIGRDAEDLLRKVKAAQYVAAHPGEVCPAKWKEGEATLAPSLDLVGKI
- a CDS encoding HD domain-containing phosphohydrolase yields the protein MTMINRIDLEAALSKPNLLLIDDSKEDINLLTMWLYRDHQISVAADVENALSMLNEADIPKPDLILLNATSADIEIDQLSQQLNKDHTTKHAPVILIVHDNDKEEENFREDSNAVDYITKPFHPKQVLARVRTHVTLHKQNRQLLKRLKQHTKDLHNSKIQVIQHLHRAGKHKDNESHAHVIRMSLISKLLAEYTEQDQAWVERIFHATPMHDVGKIGVPDSILHKTENLTPDEVRIMQEHTLFGAQILESDNDPLLLMASVIALTHHEKWDGSGYPNGLQTDQIPLEGRIVALADALDTLMSPSHEEATWTEQHIVNYLMEQKGQHFDPNLTDIAIEQLPQIIEILELYPDHEDNNQQYSFFKSTR
- a CDS encoding biotin-dependent carboxyltransferase family protein, with the translated sequence MAFKVIKPGMLALLQDLGRHGHQAIGLTTGGPMDELAFRWGNALLDNDDNTQQLEITFGMLSLEAQADTSIALTGADLAATLNDKSLTPWQTYAVKQGDILSFQQPVWGLRAYLSVKGGFQADTTLGSVATVMREKIGGLTGTGEKLQKGDVLPYLANQTHQPRSVPRAAIPNYSLREIPLILGYQYQSFSDLERAHFFSNDYTISQNSDRMGYRLEGHAIISETPGIISEGIAYGAVQIPKDGQPIVLLRDRQTIGGYPKMGCVTRFGGGLLAQKKPGEHIQFTPITVDQAEHERHLQMARLQQWR
- the pxpB gene encoding 5-oxoprolinase subunit PxpB, yielding MIQAVLPPLPDIDMVSDNACLLTFSQTISEAVSDRIAHVSHQLTSLSGIIDLVPSYTTLLVIFDGDHYDRFAICKAIRDRIADPVPNTSQQTDVREIVIPVYYGTEVGPDLDDVAAHCGMSSNEVIKQHSSNLYRAYAIGFTPGFAFLGNTPAALHIGRKTTPRLKVPIGSVAIAENQTAVYPSVTPGGWQIIGRTPIQLIDWGSDNLALIAMGDKVRFEPISRQDFLAQGGKLDGF
- a CDS encoding 5-oxoprolinase subunit PxpA, whose amino-acid sequence is MKLNCDMGEAFGAWKMGQDDHIMPFVDQANIACGFHASDPHTMAKTVALAKQHNVTIGAHPAYPDLVGFGRRNMDIAPAELKALIQYQIGALNGICAGQNTQVTYVKPHGALYNTMMADFTVLDTVMQAVSELDNRLILMVMAVPEAPQIKLMAEKYALTLWFEAFADRLYTDEGRLTPRKEPDAVHASFEKIEQQVVQLCETGTLTTASGQALPIHADTICVHGDGDHALDAVTRIRTLVNAIHSGNTK
- a CDS encoding TRAP transporter large permease, translating into MDMLWISILLAFALLALLSLGVWVSFTLIAIGGLGLVLSENYQVDLLFATSSWGASTAWSLTALPLFIWMGEVLFRTRLSEDLFKGLSPWLSGVPGKLLHVNILSCGIFAAVSGSSAATAATIGRMTLPELRKQGYSERMAIGTLAGSGTLGLLIPPSIILIVYGVAAEVSIARLFIAGALPGLLLVSLFMGFTMMWGYLRKDELPKTSKQDTSWSARLKALRKLLPVVGLIGFVLGSIYGGITTPTEAAAIGVTGALVLAAATGSLSRNSFMKSLLGAVKSSCMIGFILVGAHFLTLAMGFLGIPKALALWIGGLSLSPMELILYLTLLFVVLGCFLDGISVVVLTVAVVLPMVEAANIDLLWFGIFIVLVVEMSQITPPVGFNLFVIQALTGKNILYVAKAALPFFLLIGVAIGLISLFPEIVTYLPATMSQK
- a CDS encoding TRAP transporter small permease; protein product: MKQIKEKLYLCSGLLAGLCIILITLLLLAQIVGRLFGFIVPSAEDFAGYALAASTFLGLAYTFKEGGHIRVTLLIQRFSPVSRKWQEGLILAFSLALMSYVSYACAYMVYESYLYDEVSYGYIPVPLWIPQTPVAIGVIALNLAILDAFITVLKGKTPNYSEHEDTLALEEI
- a CDS encoding TRAP transporter substrate-binding protein — encoded protein: MKKLTTALVIGSVLSTSALAAKWHMPTPYGDGNLPTQIAYGFAEEIKDKTSGDLDITVHSAGSLVKHTEIPRAVKTGQVQMGEVFLGILGNEHPVFKHDNIPFLATSFEDAKKLWEAAKPQVEQQLDKSGMKLLYAVAWPAQSLYTKMPVNTLSDLAGAKMRAYSPSTSRLADLMGTTPTTIQVPDIPQAFSTGIIQAMITSPSTGVDSQAWDYVSYYTDVKAWIPKNVVVVNKRAFRRLDKNTQNAILEAAKHAEALGWEKVAERAASDKAKLIDNGMKVSDPSPELLNQLQAIGATMIEEWKAEAPKEVGEILTRYQN
- a CDS encoding putative hydro-lyase — its product is MTQLATPLLQQTYELRQAIRSRAHTGPTSGLATGAMQGNIVILPAEWANEFLLYCQKNPIACPLIGVSEVGDFHLPDLGKDIDMRHDLPEYYVYRDGVKVESRADIADLWRDDLVVFVLGCSFSFENALSQAGLTPRNISEDVNVSMYESNIATVPAGRFFGNTVVTMRPYTPKEAIRAIQITTRFPKAHGAPLHFGTPQDIGIHDLDKPDFGDAVSVKDGEVPIFWACGVTPQVAVRNAKPPFCITHAPGKMLVTDMLDMDLAVL